A single genomic interval of Gammaproteobacteria bacterium harbors:
- a CDS encoding coniferyl-aldehyde dehydrogenase, with amino-acid sequence MQALFDTLHAHYRKTPFPGVRERRQWLLALERCLIHEQKAFAQAIEQDFGHRAVSHTQLVDVLPSVLAVRHAKRHLARWMRPRRARLSPLFWPS; translated from the coding sequence ATGCAGGCGCTGTTCGACACACTGCATGCGCACTACCGCAAAACACCGTTCCCGGGTGTGCGGGAGCGGCGTCAGTGGTTATTGGCCTTGGAAAGATGTCTGATTCATGAACAAAAAGCCTTCGCCCAGGCCATCGAACAGGATTTTGGTCATCGCGCTGTGTCACATACGCAATTGGTCGACGTGTTACCGAGTGTGCTGGCCGTTCGCCATGCTAAGCGTCATTTGGCCAGATGGATGCGGCCACGTCGTGCGAGGCTCTCCCCTTTATTTTGGCCATCT
- a CDS encoding uroporphyrinogen decarboxylase, giving the protein MTVLQNDRYIRAALRQPVDTTPVWMMRQAGRYLPEYRAVRAKAGDFMTLCRTPELACEVTLQPLRRYALDAAILFSDILTVPDAMGLGLYFVEGEGPCFERLVRTKRDIARLGVPDMEADLGYVMDAVRMIRRELSGKVPLIGFSGSPWTLATYMIEGGSSKEFRRIKGMMYQDPDSLHALLSVVSRAVTAYLNAQIEAGAQAVMIFDTWGGVLSPETYRAFSLAYMRQIVDGLMRERNGQRIPVTLFTKGAGPLLSEMATVGADCLGVDWTTTLAQARKWTNDQVALQGNLDPCVLYATPDTIRAEVAKVLADYGDGPGHIFNLGHGIHQYVDPEAPKVLVDAVHELGRKTD; this is encoded by the coding sequence ATGACTGTCTTGCAAAATGATCGTTACATTCGAGCCGCGCTGAGGCAGCCAGTGGACACAACACCTGTTTGGATGATGCGTCAGGCTGGCCGTTATCTTCCCGAGTATCGGGCTGTGAGAGCTAAAGCGGGCGACTTCATGACGCTTTGCCGCACGCCGGAACTTGCCTGCGAAGTGACATTACAGCCCTTGCGCCGCTATGCCTTGGATGCGGCTATTTTATTTTCGGACATTCTCACCGTCCCGGATGCTATGGGGCTTGGTCTGTACTTTGTCGAGGGGGAAGGCCCTTGTTTTGAACGCCTGGTGCGGACAAAACGCGACATAGCCCGGCTCGGTGTGCCGGATATGGAGGCAGATCTGGGCTATGTGATGGACGCTGTGCGGATGATACGACGCGAATTGTCCGGCAAGGTGCCATTGATTGGGTTTTCGGGAAGTCCGTGGACGCTCGCCACTTATATGATTGAAGGGGGAAGCAGTAAGGAGTTTCGACGCATCAAGGGGATGATGTATCAAGACCCTGATTCACTTCACGCGTTACTGAGTGTCGTAAGCCGAGCCGTCACGGCGTATCTCAATGCCCAGATCGAGGCAGGGGCTCAAGCTGTGATGATTTTTGATACTTGGGGTGGCGTACTCTCACCAGAAACCTACCGTGCCTTCTCACTCGCTTATATGAGGCAAATCGTTGATGGTTTGATGCGAGAAAGGAACGGGCAACGTATTCCGGTGACCTTGTTTACCAAGGGGGCGGGGCCGCTGCTGTCAGAAATGGCAACGGTGGGGGCAGATTGTCTTGGTGTGGATTGGACGACGACACTTGCGCAAGCGCGGAAATGGACAAACGATCAGGTGGCGTTACAAGGCAACCTCGACCCTTGTGTGCTATACGCAACGCCTGACACCATTCGAGCGGAAGTGGCCAAGGTTTTGGCGGACTATGGCGATGGACCAGGGCATATTTTTAACCTAGGACATGGCATTCACCAATATGTTGATCCCGAGGCGCCTAAGGTACTGGTGGATGCAGTCCATGAACTGGGACGGAAAACTGACTGA